The Polyangium aurulentum genomic interval ATTTTTGGAGTTCGCTTCTGATAGTTGCTGCCCTGTCTTCGAGTATCTGAATCAACTCCTCGACGCCGTCGCGGATTTCAGGCAAGCTACTGCCTGTGCGCGTGCTCCGCTCACCTCCGTGCTCGGCGTTGGACACCTGATAGACGTTTTGTGACCGACTAGGTCCAGTAATCCCCGCAGCAAAATCGGACGCGGCTTCCAATACCGAGTCTCCGGAGGCCGTCAAGTTAGCTCTGATCGTATTGAAGATTTCCCTAGCCGCTGCAGCAAGGGCTACCGCAGACTTAATCCCTTCTGCGACTGCCGTCCATGCCTCGTCACGACTTGGCCAACTAGTTACTGGTTTCCCGCCAGTCGGAAGCACCACCGCAGGGACGCTCGTCGCACTCCGCCATAAGCATGCGCGAGCGATGACTGCAACGTTCGTTACGCCATCCCCTTCGCATTTAATGGCATGTTCCGCCTGGTCGCAGCACGTCTTGTTGGCGAGGTAGTCCGAACTCACTAGATGTACCACCACTCGGGCCTGGGCGAGGTGAACAGCCGCCTCGCGCATCAAGTCGCTGCCAAGGGGAACCCGACCGCGATGCCAGACCTCCATCAATTTTCCCAGAGGCGCCAGATGTCGTTCTAGCTCGGTCAGCAACGATACGTCCTCAGCGGCGTAGTTGATGAACACGGAGACCGGCTCGTTCACCATGAGCGACTCCTATCAGAGGCACGATGGGCGAGCAACCGCATCGCGTCCCCGCACGCAAGCCAATGCTTGTAGGCTAACCAGGTGCATTGCGAACGCACTGGTTGGCTTGCCATCCGCCCGAGGGTGGAAATGCCGCATGCGCTCGGTCACGATAAAGGCGTAGCAGCGCAGTAAGCGGGGGCAGGCCCATGAGAATCGCGTCCCCCTGCTGGAACAGCCGTTACCGCATCAGATGCAGCCATCCCTGCGCTCGCCGTCTATCGGCGGTTACGATCACGAAGCCGGCGGGCCCCGAGCTCCCCGGTGGGCTGGGGGACTGCCGGCACTGGATGGGGCACGAGGGGCTGCCTCAGGCGTCCGGGCGGCGACGGGCGCGCTAGCCTGCTCGGACGGATTCAATGGCGCAGCGATCAGCGCGGGCGGCCTCGGGACTGTTCCGCGCACGGGGCGCAGCGATTCAGCTATCGACGCCGAGGCTGCCGGGGGCGGTGGCGGCGGCTCGATCCGGGGGCGCGTGCGTGCTCTTACTGCCCGCCATGGAGCGGCAGCGAACGGCAGACGGCGCGATGCTCTCGGCTGAATCTCGGCAGACACGGGAACGACGGGCGGATCGTTGGCCGGCAAATCATCGTCCGGCACTCGGGCCGCATTGTCCAGGGGCGCAAGCACAACGGGCCAGGAAGTAGGGGGCCATCGGATCGTCAGGCGCACCCCTGGCGCGGCGGGGGCCGCCTCGGACGCCTTGGGCGTTGGGGGTGGCGTAGGCCGCGCAGCCGCAGTTCCCGGCGCGGGCGTGGGCGTGGGCGTCGTCGTAGCCGGCGTGACGGTCACGGGCGCCGCGTGGGCCACCTCGGGCGCTTTGGGGGCAGCCGTGGGCAGCGGTACCGCTGCTCCCAGCCCGGAGTCCGCAACGCGGGCCACCTTTGCGGCGGCATTGAGCACGCCATCCGAATCGAGCCCGCGACATAAACCTTCCCAAGTCGCCGGCAGGGCGTTCGATTGCCACAGCACCCGAGCCCGTTCGAGCAGCGCCACGGATGCGACAAC includes:
- a CDS encoding toll/interleukin-1 receptor domain-containing protein — protein: MVNEPVSVFINYAAEDVSLLTELERHLAPLGKLMEVWHRGRVPLGSDLMREAAVHLAQARVVVHLVSSDYLANKTCCDQAEHAIKCEGDGVTNVAVIARACLWRSATSVPAVVLPTGGKPVTSWPSRDEAWTAVAEGIKSAVALAAAAREIFNTIRANLTASGDSVLEAASDFAAGITGPSRSQNVYQVSNAEHGGERSTRTGSSLPEIRDGVEELIQILEDRAATIRSELQKYYSHVDVQEYLAEFEVLHLAHTTSLREGMLIRAHELARRIHRLSWRLESESFWSKHQAKTPTLRYRLTDDAFAHGPIAQTYFPELKIRQLPHSSLTQPTADESYFEAISNIRKHE